From Chryseobacterium sp. IHB B 17019, one genomic window encodes:
- a CDS encoding TM2 domain-containing protein — MENYGYTKTEDQNQQNNAPYRSEKKIPAALLGILVGWLALNKFYLGYTKEGIIQLVLNVVTLGAASIIPFIEGILYLFMSDKQFDDTYVYGKKGWL; from the coding sequence ATGGAAAACTACGGTTACACAAAAACAGAAGATCAGAATCAGCAGAATAATGCACCTTACCGTTCAGAAAAGAAAATTCCGGCAGCTTTGTTAGGTATTTTAGTAGGATGGCTGGCTTTAAATAAATTCTATCTCGGCTACACAAAAGAAGGGATCATACAGCTTGTTTTAAATGTTGTTACTCTTGGTGCAGCTTCTATTATTCCTTTTATTGAAGGTATTTTATATTTATTTATGAGCGACAAGCAATTTGATGACACCTATGTTTATGGCAAAAAAGGCTGGCTATAA